The genomic DNA AGTGGCAACAACGTTTGATGGTTATCCTATGACTAAAAACGGAGAGCCTGGAAGAGCTTTGAATTTAGGATTATGGGCTTCATTTTTTGGAACTATAATCTCAGGTGTTATCTTAATTTTTGCGGCCCCTATGTTATCTGAATGGGCTTTAGCTTTTGGACCATGGGAGTATTTCAGCTTAATGGTTTTAGGCTTAAGTGCTATTGCAAGTATGGGGGAAGGAGATATGTTAAAAGGATTGACTGCGGGTGCGTTAGGAATCTTTTTTGGAACTATTGGACAAGATCCAGTGTTGAGTGTGTCTAGGTTTACATTCGGAGAAGCACAATTACTTTCAGGTTTTGATTTTTTACCTGTTCTTATAGGTATTTTTGCTTTCTCACAATTACTATCCCATATAAAAAATAAAACTAACGATAAAGATAACGAAATAGAAGAGATAGATATCAAGAAAGTGAGTACATCATATCCATTAATAGACACTGTGAAAGATATGTTTGATTCTTGGTTTAATGTGCTCCGCTCATCTATAGTAGGAACTTTAGTAGGTATTTTGCCTGCGGCTGGCGGTAGTATTGCCAACTTATTAAGTTACGATATTGCTAAAAAGAGTTCTAAGAATCCAGATTCATATGGGAAAGGGAATAAGGACGGAATAATTGCAGCTGAAGCTGCAAATAACTCTTCAGAAGGTGGCGCATTAATTCCTACTATGGCATTTGGAATACCTGGTGGAGCGGTTACGGCTATGATATTAGGTGTTTTACTTGTACATGGTGTGCAACCGGGACCATATTTCATTAGTTCACAACCTGTTTTAGCTAATGGTATATTTATAGCATTTTTTATATCGGGTATCTTTGCGCTCATAATTCAAAGCTTTGGTATAAAGTTATTTGTAAGAATTAATGATGTACCTATGTATCTCTTAATCCCTATTGTTTTTGTTCTATGTGCAGTAGGCAGTTATGCAATTAATAATCGTATATTTGATGTTTGGGTATTATTACTCTTTGGAATTATCGGTTATTTCTTAAGGAATAAAGGATATTCATTACCAGCGTTTGTATTAGGAGTAATATTGGGTCCAATGACAGAAGAAAACCTTAGAAGAGCTATTTCTACTAACCCTGATATCACTTTATTTTTAACAAGACCAATCTCTGGAATACTATTAGGTTTAACAGTACTTTCTATTGGATATGCTGTGTATCAAGAAATCAAATCATATAGAAGATTAAAATTAAAGGAATGATTAGGTAATGAACTCATATATTTTATCAGACATGACGTGGCCCGAAATTGAGAGCGCATTCAAAGATGTAAAGATCGCTATTATACCCGTAGGCGCTCAGGAACAACACGGACATCATATAGCAGAAGGCTGTGACTCATATAGAGCTGGAGAGTTTAGTAAGCTACTTACAGAGAGAAACTATCCTTCAGTTGCATTAGCTCCAACAATTAACTATGGTGTTTCTCCACATCATATGAATTTCCCGGGTACTATTAGCTTAAAACCTGAAACTCTAATAGCGCTATTAGATGATATTGTTACAAGCTTGTCTCAGCATGGAATAGAGAAGTTTCTAGTTATCAATGGTCATGGTGGAAACACATCTACTTTAAATGTAGCTGCTGAAAAAATTGCACGAGATAAAAATGTGAGTATAGCTGTCTCAAAATACGTAGATGCAGCCAGTGATGTAATTCAAGAAAATATTACTTCAGAACACTTTGGGCATGCTTGTGAGAGAGAAGTATCAGAAAGTTTATATCTATACCCAAGTATTGTTAGAAAAGATAAGTTGCAAGCTGCGGAGTACAATGATTCATTCGCATTAAATGTAAGAAAAAGAAAATATATCAAGTTAGTACATCAATTTGATGATGTTACTAAGAATGGTAACTTGGGTGACGGAAGAAAAGGTAGTTATGAATTAGGAGAGAAAATAATTAATCAAGCTTTAGAAAATTTAACTGGATTTATAAAAGAGTTTATAGAAGAATAAAAGATTAAAGTAAAAAGGGTGGGACAGAAGCCCTGAAGAAATAAGAGAAATGTCTTGGAAATCTTAAAACCAAGATTTCCAAGACATTTTTTATAGGTTTAAGCATATTAAATACAGATTACCGAGCGAGTTTTCTGAGGCTTACCGCCATTAAGGCGATTCCCAACTAGTTACGAACCGGATTATTCCCTCGGACAGACATCCGAGTGAACCCCAAATTTGCCTTCAGATTTCCAAAAGTTGTTTCGACATCAGTTTTGCGTTGCGCGTATCGACGTCGACCTTCTGGGCTTGAAAGCGTCTGGTTCACCTGTGCTTTGAAATACGCTAGGTTCATATTTTTTTGAATTAATATCCTATTAAAAAATATAAAAAAAACTGCCTCAGGAGCAATTGAGCTCCTGAGGCAGTTTTTCGTCTAGACTCAGAGCTTATGTCTCAGCCCCTTTTTATTATTTATCGACGTCTTCGTTTTTCACTTCGCTGACTCTGATGTCATCATGCTTCACAGTGCCTGAAACATGTTCCATCTTCTCCACGACTTCTTTGGTAATTACAATTTCTTCTGTAACCACATGTTCTTTAATGACTCTGATGCGTTCTTTCGTTACCGGGATTCTGATAATACCAAGGTCGTCATCCGAGTCTTCAGTATTGTTATACGTCTCAAACAGCGGTTCGCCTTCGACTGCACGGCGTTCTACAGTGACGTTATCCATATTGACCGGCACATCAAATTCTTCAACTGTTGAGTCTGTATACTTCTCAACAACGACTTCTCCTGTCTGGACTGTTTCTTTATCCACAGCAAGACGTTCTTCACGGAGTTCAATTGTTTCTTCGCCGGGAGATGTCTCAATTCCTGATTCATTATCAATATATAAAAGAAGTTCACCATTATTCAGAGCGTTCGTATAGTTTTCACGTTCTGAATTCGTCATCGTCAGCCGCTGGCTGCCGTCGAGCTGGGCGAGCATTTCCTCCAGGCTGCGTCCTGCCGGCATCCTTTCATTTACATCCGGGAAATCAATCAGAAAATCTGCATAGCCCCGGGTCGACATCACAGTTAATTTATTTTCAGGTACACCGGTTTCGATATAATGTGTCAGTCTTTCGCGTAAGTGCTGTTCATCAGCAATCAATTCAATTTGCCCCATAATGTCAAACCTCCATCGTAATTTGTATTTACTCCTTTATTTCCCGTATAGACTAAGTGCAAACCGGAAGTGAGTTGTGATACTCTTTACTTAAACAGCAGCAAGGGGAGATGGATATTATGTTTATAGATGAAATTAACGCACTGATTGGACAGCAGCCGACGAAAGATATTTCCTATAAGATTCAGTTTGATAACAAAGTATATGTACATAATGAGCACCAGGTTTATCCTTCGGCCAGCACAATAAAGGTGCCGATCAGCATTATTAATCTGCAGCAGCATTTTCATAACTACGAAGATATTTCGCTCACGGTCGGGGAGAAGGTCGGCGGATGTGGTGTGCTGCATACGCTCCAGAGTGTGAAACGACTGACACTGTGGGACACGATTGTCCTCTCGATTATTATTTCCGATAATACCGCGTCGAACATGCTGATTGATAACATCGGCATTGAGCGGATTAACGAAGGATTTATGGCACTCGGTCTCCACGATACAACGCTTGCACGCAATTACTATGACACGACGGGTATTAATGAAGGCAAACGCAACTCAACGTCTGCCGCTGATATGTTCACATCAATGCAGTATGTGATTCAGGAAAATGACGTACTGCCTGAAGACATCAGAAAAGATTTCTTTGAAGTCATGAAAAAACAGCAGATTAACGACAGAATCGGCGGATTCTTTAATATCGATGAAGACCATAAAGATGAATTTATCGCCTCGAAAACAGGATCTGTGACAGCGCTCGAGCATGAATTCGGCATGATTCAGCAGAACGGCAAACAGTTAATCTTCTCGGTTTTCTCAGATAACTGGCCGTCCAATCAGGAAGGTAAGCATTTCCTGAATGAGCTGGGACAGATCTTTAAGAAGTATATGAATTAAATAAAACAAAAGAACCGTACGGCAGACTCCATTTTTAGAGCCTCCGTACGGTTTATTTTATAAAATATAGTTTACGCTGCTGCTTTACATGCCATCGCACATTCAAAGCATGCTTCTGCACACTTCTGGCAGTGCACGTGATTGTGCTTCTGACATTCGTTGCCGCACGCTTCACAAATTGCTGCACACACGCCGGCAAGTTCTTTAACAAACGGTGAGTTTCTCGTAATTGCCTGTTCCAAATATGCGCACATATCTGCGCATTCACGGTCCAGTCTGATACATTCCGCCATCATTTTTACGTCTTCTTCTTCAAGGCATGCGTCGAAACAATGATTACAAGCTTCCATACATTCGTGCAATGTTTTCAGTAATTGCTGATGCTGTTCGTGAGCCATTCATTATTCCTCCTTAAATGTTATTACATTCTGTTAGTTCCCTGAGCAAAATTTTTTAAACTGTAGTACAGTAGATATATGAACAAAATATAAACGGCTGGGGGCGCACTTTACGTGCTGAGAGATAAAATTATCGACCCTTCGAACCTGTAGGTTAGTACCTGCGCAGGGAAGTCTGAGCTGATATATCTGTATGTAATTTCAGCCCGGGCCTCTTCGCGGGGTTCGGGTTTTTATCGTCTTCAGCTGAAAAACAAAGGGGATAATATAATGAAATTTACCGACAGAATCTGGAACAGAGTTGAGGATATTTGGAATCGTTACCTTGAACATCCGTTTGTGAGCGGTCTTGGTGACGGGTCGCTCAATGTCGATAAGTTCCGGCACTGGCTGAAGCAGGATTATGTGTATCTGGTGGAGTATTCAAGACTGATGGCAATCGGGGCAGAGAAGGCGCCGGATCTTGCGACGATGAACATGTTTTCCGAGATGCTGCACGGGACACTATTCGGGGAGATGGCGCTGCACAGAAAGTACGCGGAAATGTTTGGAATTGAAGAGAGTGAGCTTCTCGAGACCGAGCCGTCTGCAGTGAACACAGCGTATACGAGTTACATGCTGAATCACGCCCAGCGCGGTGATGCAGCAGCAGTTGCAGCGTGTCTGTTGGCATGTGCGTGGAGTTATAATTATATCGGCAGAGCATTAGCCGATAAACACCCCGATCAGAATAATAATCCGTATAAACAATGGGTGGACACATACTCCGGTGAAGATTTCAGCGAGTTGAACGGGACAGCGATGACACTTCTGAATGAACTGGCAGAAGGCAAGCCGGAACGCGAGCTGGCACAGCTGGAGGAGATTGTTGTTAAAACGAGTCTCTATGAATATATGTTTTGGGATATGTGTGAAACGAAAGAAGAGTGGCCGGTTAAGTTTAAATGATGAAGAGTTATAGTGAGTCATAAGTTTTAGAAATTGTTAAGGTCCGGTAAATTGGATATATATTCATTTCATCTGGGGTATTATGTCAGTAACATCAAAGTTCAGTCTGAAATCTACTATATACTTTAAGGAGCTGGATCTTTAAATGAAGAAACTGTTAGCAGTAGGATCACTAGTCGGCGTATTAGCACTTGCAGCATGCGGAGGCGGCACAGAAGAAGAAGGCACTGAAACAGAAGAGACTGGAACTGAAGAAACAGAATCTGAAGGCAGCGGCACTGAAACAGAAGGCGGCGGCGGAACGGAAACTGACGGAGAGTAAATTAAAAATTAGTTGAATACAATAATGCCGCAGGTATTTGCCTGCGGTGTTTTTTTGTTCGAATCGGAATTAAAAAGAAGGATAAGGGTATATACATATCAAACTGATTAAAAGGAGAGATTGTATCCATGAAAAGATT from Jeotgalicoccus saudimassiliensis includes the following:
- a CDS encoding tripartite tricarboxylate transporter permease, which produces MENFLASLTEVMSFNIILLMIIGVIAGIVFGSIPGFTITMAVALTLPFSFAMEPLPGISLMMGVWVGGASGGLISSILLGIPGTPSSVATTFDGYPMTKNGEPGRALNLGLWASFFGTIISGVILIFAAPMLSEWALAFGPWEYFSLMVLGLSAIASMGEGDMLKGLTAGALGIFFGTIGQDPVLSVSRFTFGEAQLLSGFDFLPVLIGIFAFSQLLSHIKNKTNDKDNEIEEIDIKKVSTSYPLIDTVKDMFDSWFNVLRSSIVGTLVGILPAAGGSIANLLSYDIAKKSSKNPDSYGKGNKDGIIAAEAANNSSEGGALIPTMAFGIPGGAVTAMILGVLLVHGVQPGPYFISSQPVLANGIFIAFFISGIFALIIQSFGIKLFVRINDVPMYLLIPIVFVLCAVGSYAINNRIFDVWVLLLFGIIGYFLRNKGYSLPAFVLGVILGPMTEENLRRAISTNPDITLFLTRPISGILLGLTVLSIGYAVYQEIKSYRRLKLKE
- a CDS encoding creatininase family protein encodes the protein MNSYILSDMTWPEIESAFKDVKIAIIPVGAQEQHGHHIAEGCDSYRAGEFSKLLTERNYPSVALAPTINYGVSPHHMNFPGTISLKPETLIALLDDIVTSLSQHGIEKFLVINGHGGNTSTLNVAAEKIARDKNVSIAVSKYVDAASDVIQENITSEHFGHACEREVSESLYLYPSIVRKDKLQAAEYNDSFALNVRKRKYIKLVHQFDDVTKNGNLGDGRKGSYELGEKIINQALENLTGFIKEFIEE
- a CDS encoding YsnF/AvaK domain-containing protein, with translation MGQIELIADEQHLRERLTHYIETGVPENKLTVMSTRGYADFLIDFPDVNERMPAGRSLEEMLAQLDGSQRLTMTNSERENYTNALNNGELLLYIDNESGIETSPGEETIELREERLAVDKETVQTGEVVVEKYTDSTVEEFDVPVNMDNVTVERRAVEGEPLFETYNNTEDSDDDLGIIRIPVTKERIRVIKEHVVTEEIVITKEVVEKMEHVSGTVKHDDIRVSEVKNEDVDK
- a CDS encoding serine hydrolase, with amino-acid sequence MFIDEINALIGQQPTKDISYKIQFDNKVYVHNEHQVYPSASTIKVPISIINLQQHFHNYEDISLTVGEKVGGCGVLHTLQSVKRLTLWDTIVLSIIISDNTASNMLIDNIGIERINEGFMALGLHDTTLARNYYDTTGINEGKRNSTSAADMFTSMQYVIQENDVLPEDIRKDFFEVMKKQQINDRIGGFFNIDEDHKDEFIASKTGSVTALEHEFGMIQQNGKQLIFSVFSDNWPSNQEGKHFLNELGQIFKKYMN
- a CDS encoding four-helix bundle copper-binding protein, coding for MAHEQHQQLLKTLHECMEACNHCFDACLEEEDVKMMAECIRLDRECADMCAYLEQAITRNSPFVKELAGVCAAICEACGNECQKHNHVHCQKCAEACFECAMACKAAA
- the tenA gene encoding thiaminase II, translating into MKFTDRIWNRVEDIWNRYLEHPFVSGLGDGSLNVDKFRHWLKQDYVYLVEYSRLMAIGAEKAPDLATMNMFSEMLHGTLFGEMALHRKYAEMFGIEESELLETEPSAVNTAYTSYMLNHAQRGDAAAVAACLLACAWSYNYIGRALADKHPDQNNNPYKQWVDTYSGEDFSELNGTAMTLLNELAEGKPERELAQLEEIVVKTSLYEYMFWDMCETKEEWPVKFK